TTTGTGAAGCTGCAAGTGTAAGATTCAAGAAGAAGTCTGGGAAAAACTTGCCAGGGgctgtttcaaaaatgaaaatgtcaGGCCGTCCGAAATCCAATGATTCAAAACTAGAACAAAAAGTGGTTCGGATGTGTAATGTGTGCCTCACAGAGATTGTCCGAGGCAAAAAACATTATTGCACATCAATAAAATGTGGAGATAATTTGGCCAGAATTCTCAAGAAGAATGCGGCACTCACATCGTCTGCAGCCGCTgtatccatttttttaaatgagaaAGCTTCTACTTCAGGTATGTTGATATACCgtcaacgggggtgtcattgggccaaaatgtggtatgctccaagtaaatgttacaaagctctagtagttaacattggaatcaagttttaattagtttggtacaagcttgaacaataaatttaccactgtttgggggaaaaataataaatgagggaaattcttcaaagttatatgttgtttaaaattggcccattctcacccctcacagggggtgGCATTGGACCAAATACAATAAAGtttagcggtgacgatgcaacaATTCAATCGGTCATAAAacataattgcctacattacggcttttaCAAACTATGTATGAGaatattattttgagctttttagtggaatgtcttcacttgtcataagacgagtttgaataatcccattgaattccaccacttaattgtatcttgacagatacgtatttcgatctcaacagtaaggccgtcttcagtgtctggtacttgactcgaccagtctagcgtacttgTATGGTCGTGGGTtagagtcccatcgaagggaaagtggttacctccaatacatttttcaaatcaatatttcccacataatgtacatattcacatatatgAGCCTTCACAACAAGATTGCAATAATGTAATAATGTGATGTAATAATATAGAgaaataataattatatttttattaaaccAGATACTCTTTTTAGCTAAGAACGTTCATTTGAATCAGTATGCGGTATACTGCAATGATGTGCCAGCTTTGATGCAACGTCTTAAAGAAAATAGGCCTAACCTCGACGAAAATGTGTTTGTTAAAATTGGTATCGATGGCGGAGGTggatttttcaaaataacacTCTCCCTTGTTTCAAAACATCCAGGTCAAACCAAAAACCTACAAACCTACAAGTGCTGGCTTTGGCTCCACACTTGCCTGAAAAATTTGAACCCATTTATTTGATTTGGAACAGCTTGTTGAAGATGAATGATTTGGAGTTTATTATTGCAGGTGACCTTAAGATTATAAACCGATAATAGGAATAATGCCCCATTCTTAAAGAAATCCCTGTCCATATTGCGAGATCGAGAAAAAACACCTTGGTGTACAGAGCGGCGTTTCCAGGACTATTGTAAACATTCGTGGTAATTGCGGCTGTGATACAGGTTCtaataaaaaacgaaaaaaatcgtgCAAGCTGCGTAAAAGTACCTCTCATTTCTGGTAAGGACAATGATATAATATTGATTAAGTGTCCCCACTTCACGTGACCCTCGGAGTCGTCAACGTCATCTTCAAAGCAGTTGAGAAACTGAGTCCATACTTTTGTCCATAGATTTGTGGGTAAATCAGGCTCATGTCTTACATGTTCAGCGTACATACGGCGTCACTGGGCGGGCATGCCACGATCTTCTTGATGCTGCGAACATTCTACAAAATAATGCGGATTTAACAAAGTTTATTGACATAAGTATGAGTATGAGTTGACATAAATATGCAACTTACATTtgcgttttttgtttaaaggttttgaagaattttcaaaatgtctACAATTCTTGTTTTTCATATGAGTTGCTGCCAGGATTCGATGTTGTAAGTAAATATGGGTCACTGTTGTAAGTATTTAGGAGTTTATTcatcatgttttttttcttcttttttctcgttccagagggcgagtaatggcgcttgaacctaggcttATATGTACATTTTTAGACATAAGTATTCGTAATTTCTTCATATTAATCTGTCTGAATTCATATGAATACTTTTGTCTatcagtgtataagccagggcactagactaaaaactgtgtcccatcccaagatgTTAAGGATCCAAGGAGTGACCATTAACCATCTTAGCtcagtcactcccaacgatttaAAAATTAACACATAAAAAACGGAGcggttggtacgagatgtccTCGTTCTATGGCCTAATTGTGAAATCAAGTTGATAATTGATTCTCACAGCTATTTTCAATAACGCTGCACAGTACGCCTTGCCGCTTTTATGTTTAAACTACATTTATGATATGcttcaaatataaattttgacaagaaaagtgatagatgTAGTCGAATCTATCATTTTTCAGGATTCTTTCACGAACcggctgtgtatgtgtagactagactagactagactagactgaGTTGCTGCCAGGATTCGATGTTGCAATTAATAAGTTCGTTGCCTCCTGGGAAAGTTTGGATCTCCCGAAGACCTCCAAATATCATATCACAAAATTCCATGTAAAAGAATTTTGTAGTACATTCGGCCATGAGCACAATGAACAGGCATCGGAGTCCGTCCACAGCGACTTAAACCCAACATGGGAAAGACATAGAACGCCAAATACGTCAAAGTTGTATAAAGCCCAACTCTTGCAAGCTGTAATTGATTACAATAGTGGACATGTGTAAATTTAATTGGAGTGGACAATAGTGGATAGGTGTGGATTTAATTAAGGTTAACCATACTTAGCTGATTAGAAATGAATGTAAAATAATATAAGGCTTTTcctaatttttaattatttttaggtTAAACTCATCTGATATAGCTTAGCAGCCTAAAGTTATATATGGTACAAAAGTGCTACGACGGtgcatttgactaccagattccacaattccaaacgttcatatttcatttacttacctttctgtacctgaaaaacatTCTTATCATAtatttggaagcaagaaaacatataCTTATACTTATACTTACTCTTACTCCTGTGCTTTGccgatccgaactcgagtttttgcttatttttgcaagagcgagcgaggggctgcccactagtgtatgtataaaacaaacagggatttaatttTGTTTCAGAAATAAATGTGTTTGGTTCAAACATATTACtattttggaaataaacatgtatatttttgaagcaaatggatgaaatttgtatccgtgttTGATCGAACATGTCATTTTGCCGAgcaggtcatttgaaaagtgagaaatgaggtgtgaaaagtgagacatctcacttttctctacttattttccacttctcactgtgaaaagtgagtagtgcggtgagacgtctcactactcacttttcacagtgaaaaaagaaaaataagaagtgagacgtctcacttcctactcctcatttcgcacttctcactgtaacaactgagaagcgcaaagtgagtagtgagactatTCACAGTGCAAAGaaagaaattaggagtaagaagtgagacgtgagacgtctcactactcactttttgcagtaagaagtgagaaataagtagtgagacgtctcttttctcactcctcactgtaAAAGTGAGGACGTGtagagagacgtcttacttcttactgcaaaaagtgagaagcgtgaagtgagtagtgagacatcagattactcacttcttactcctcatctcttgcttctcactgtgaaaagtgagcagtgtgaagtgagaagttgggcgtctcaatactcactttgtacagtgagaagtatgagatgaggagtgagacgtctcacttcttattgcGTAAAGTAAGAAGAGTAAAGTGAGGAGGGAGACGCATCTCTTCTTCATtattacttctaacttctcattcctcacaaATGACACATTTGACCGAacgacctattcagccaaatgacctgtccAGCTAAATGACAAATTCGACCAAAATTTaattacctattcggctatatgaccctaatggccaaattactttcgacctaatggtctgttcggccaaattgtatattcggcaaaacaactttcggcctagtggccttcggctaAAAGGAGCTTCTCCTTGTCATTCAATATTGCAATTCAAAACGGTTTGGATTTCTTGGATTCTCATATAAATTTCCATATCAATATGGATTTGCTGAACGCGTTGTTTTTGCAGTGTATTCTGTGTCTTGCATTTGGCGCATACAACAACCCTCTTCTAGGGCTCCTTCCCCAGAAatctgttccattctcctttcctgCTTCATgtcctcttcctttcccttttcacttcctgaGAAGCCATCGagcgaaaatgaaaaaaaatatctgttCAATGGCTCATGGGCATAcgctccggtcgaaacaagcaCACAGGATCCGGAAATTGAactaatttttgacgtaggactacgtctgtcttttctatattggggtaaacttcggggaccgtcacgaaaatatgatagattttaaactttaatatctcagccgtttctcggtggattttcaattttttgaaccattcgatcaaggctgagtcaacgcttctttgtattgatataaaaatacttatttttaacaatttattatcgataattgataaaaaaaaagtttagaaataggtacaccaaccaatcacgtacatgcatcattCGATTGTCAAACCTCAATCTTTTCGATTAAATGATTTCAATCACTCATAAGGCATAGATTGGgctagatagtagaatctaaagatgagcgaaagcatatGTAGTTGCGTTTGTTTTTCCCTTATTCAGGCGCATATGACATTACACCCCtttatattttctttgaaatcgtgacgtcatgctcgtttggagacatgtttgacagttcgtttggataCAGAGAATTTATTTTCACTCATCTAgagattccactatctatagtttggGCAATGCTCTTTGTGTTGTATCATTAGTTAGACAGCTATTATAAACGCGAGCTTTATAAACATTGTCAAAAAAGGCATCATCGCTAGGACATAACTTTGGACTTTATTAATTTTTCTCATAGAGGCACATAATCTAACCAAATTCCACTGATCCCCAAGGTTAATGCTGGAGATGATACTATCCTGAGAGGTTCTTTTGTCCTTGAGTTAACGGATATCTTAAAGTTAGTTAAAACCTCAAAAATGCCTCTTTTAATCTGCATTCTGGCAAATCTCATACCTAAGCACTTGCGTGGGCCATCTCCAAACGGTAAATAGCACCCATTTTCGCGGTAAATGTTAGCTCCACCTTTCTCAGCGCTAAATCGATCGGGATCGAATGCATCAGGATTTTCGAAGCAATCCGGGTCACGTTGCAGAGACCAAACACATAGAATGGCACATGTCCCCGCTTCTATTGTTATTTTACGATCTGAAGTTAAATTTAAACTGACTGGTTTGGTGCATTTTTTCGAAATGAACGCCCCTGGCGGCCACAGACGGAGTCCCTCATTGAGGACTTGTTCCAAATATGGGAGGTTCATAAGCACATCAAACTTTATAGATCCATCCTTTTCTGCAGAGGCGAGTAGCTCTTGGCGAAGTATTGATTGCACATTCGGATTTCTGGCCAGCTCATACAGAGTTAACGCAAATGCCGTACTGGATGTTTCAAACCCATCAATGAAGAATGTCACTCCATATGCAGCCATATCAATATCAGATATACTTTCCTTTTCCTGCAGTTTGATGAGGTACTCTAGAAAGTCGTCACACTTCTGAGAGCTCGTTTCTTTGAGATGAATGGCCTCCTGCATCAGCTTGATGAAGAAGCGTTCTATCCTTTTTGGAATGAAGCTGAAACGGAATGCTTTTCCTAGTTTTGGAAACATCAGCATGCACATGAGTTTAAGCACAAACAACAACGACGAGTCGAGAAGTTTCCGTCCTGTGGACCGAATCAGGGCATCCTTGTTAGTGAAAGACTGTGCATCAACGGCAAAAACGCAGCTGGAAACCACATCCGTTGTGAATTTCCCGGCTAGATCTTTAGTTTCAATTGGAAGGGTGGT
The nucleotide sequence above comes from Armigeres subalbatus isolate Guangzhou_Male chromosome 3, GZ_Asu_2, whole genome shotgun sequence. Encoded proteins:
- the LOC134219669 gene encoding probable cytochrome P450 28a5 isoform X1 encodes the protein MFLSILLLIVALFVLHSFLTWNFDYWKIRKVPGPNPLPLIGNFSSFVLRNRPVMSEMNDLYRKYKNAYNFIGVFNYGTPQILVTSTRLARDILTTYFDNFHDNEFGDITNKRNDQLFSRNPFMLKGREWKRKRAEISPAFTITRIRALYPHVEDVCSRMTNFVRQNTTLPIETKDLAGKFTTDVVSSCVFAVDAQSFTNKDALIRSTGRKLLDSSLLFVLKLMCMLMFPKLGKAFRFSFIPKRIERFFIKLMQEAIHLKETSSQKCDDFLEYLIKLQEKESISDIDMAAYGVTFFIDGFETSSTAFALTLYELARNPNVQSILRQELLASAEKDGSIKFDVLMNLPYLEQVLNEGLRLWPPGAFISKKCTKPVSLNLTSDRKITIEAGTCAILCVWSLQRDPDCFENPDAFDPDRFSAEKGGANIYRENGCYLPFGDGPRKCLGMRFARMQIKRGIFEVLTNFKISVNSRTKEPLRIVSSPALTLGISGIWLDYVPL
- the LOC134219669 gene encoding probable cytochrome P450 28a5 isoform X2, producing the protein MSEMNDLYRKYKNAYNFIGVFNYGTPQILVTSTRLARDILTTYFDNFHDNEFGDITNKRNDQLFSRNPFMLKGREWKRKRAEISPAFTITRIRALYPHVEDVCSRMTNFVRQNTTLPIETKDLAGKFTTDVVSSCVFAVDAQSFTNKDALIRSTGRKLLDSSLLFVLKLMCMLMFPKLGKAFRFSFIPKRIERFFIKLMQEAIHLKETSSQKCDDFLEYLIKLQEKESISDIDMAAYGVTFFIDGFETSSTAFALTLYELARNPNVQSILRQELLASAEKDGSIKFDVLMNLPYLEQVLNEGLRLWPPGAFISKKCTKPVSLNLTSDRKITIEAGTCAILCVWSLQRDPDCFENPDAFDPDRFSAEKGGANIYRENGCYLPFGDGPRKCLGMRFARMQIKRGIFEVLTNFKISVNSRTKEPLRIVSSPALTLGISGIWLDYVPL